GAACTCGTTAATATTCATGGGGTTGGTGATGGAAAAGCTAAAAAGTACGGGAAACCATTTATAGCGTTTATCAAAAACTATGTCGAGGAGAACGATATTATTCGCCCTGATGATTTGATTGTTAAAAGCACAGGCGCTAATTCTGCTTTAAAATTATATGTGATTCAGAATGTAGATCGAAAATTACCTTTAGATGATATTGCTTCCGCAAAGGGCTTAGCGATTCCTGAATTAATTAAAGAAATGGAGCAGATTGTGTATAGTGGAACCAAACTAAACATTAGCTATTGGATTGACGATATTTTAGATGAAGATCAGCAAGAAGAACTTCACGATTATTTTCTAGAAGCTGAAACCGACGGTATTGATGCTGCCATTGATGAATTTGAGGGGGATTACGAAGATGAAGAATTGCGCTTATTCAGAATTAAATTTATAAGCGAAGTGGCGAATTAAATGTATCTATTCAATAGTTCGGGAACCCTAGCTTTTTGGATTACAAAAAACAAAGGTATTCAATAGCAGGCAATAGGAATTTTTTGAAGTGTAGCAATTTTAGCGGTTCCAAAATATTTTGACTGCTCAAGGCCAATGGCCTACTTTTTATGTCAATATTGTTGTTACCATACGATTTTCGCATTATGGTAGATTCATTTATTTCACGGCCGTTTCCAATAAATCTAAGGTCATGGCATCTGCATCGAAAGTAGCTGCAATGCCAATGGGAATTGTAAAATTGTGGTCAACGTGGCCAAAACTCATCCCGTAAGCGGCAGGAATATTCAGAGGCTTTATCCTATCGATCATTACTTCTTTTAAGGTGAAACCATCCGGTTTTGGTGGTTTGTCACATCCCTTTGACACCCCAAGCATAACGGCAGCAGCTTTTTTAAAAGTTGGTCCCTCCAGAAGTTGCGTTAGCATTCGATCCATCCGGTACGGTGCTTCTTCCACATCTTCAATACAAACAATAGTACCCGTAAAATCTATTTCATGTGGGGTGCCAATCATTGCTGTAATTAATGTTAAGCTACCTCCCACTAGTTTGCCTGTAGCTTTGCCAGAATTTATGGTATAGCGCTCAAATTCAGAATCTTTCATTTGAGTATCGTCTAAGGATACATTTTCTATACGAAGGTTATCTTTTGGAGTGATCAATATATTCTCCAGTTGCTCAATACTGTATTCATTGTTTAAAGTACTACCAACCGGTCCATGAAATGTAATTAGGCCAGTTTTTTTGTAAATTCCATTGGCTAGTGCTGTAATATCACTAAAACCAAGCAATACTTTTGGATTTTTTTTTATAAGGTCATAATCAATACTTTGCATAATTCGTGTACAGCCATAGCCACCACGTGCACATAAAATACCATGTACATTAGGATTAGCAAACATTTCGTTGAGATCAGTTGCTCTTTCTTCGTCGGTATTGCTAAAGTAACCGTGATTACCTAAAATTCGATGCGTATGGTACGGAATAAAACCCAAACTTCGAAGTGTTTCTTTTGCAGCTTCTAAAACATCTTCTTTAATTGCTGAAGCTGGCGCTATAAGTCCAATGGTGTCACCTATTTTGAGCCTATTAGGCTTTATGGTCATTAAATGATGTGGCGCTTCAATTATACGCGCCACTGTAGAAAATGGAAATAGTGATACAGTAGATACCCCAAAAAGATTTCTAAAAAAATGTCTACGGGTCTTCATAAATGTTATATTTTAAACCAAGATAAAAAAAATGGACCTAAACTTAAACTAAAAAATATAGTTTAAGTTTAGGCCCATTTTTCAAAATTTGTCACCAAAAAGTGTGGTCATTAATTACCTTATGTAATTCTGGTCTAAAAACAAAACCATAGAACCAACACTACATTTAATTTTCAAAAATTAATATCCATATACTATAAAATCAAGGTTTTGGATCGGCAATCGCAACAGTTCCCCCAATTTTATCTTTCTTAAGTTGTTTTTGAATTTTTTTGATAGCTGATTCGATAGATTTCTCTGGCTCTATAATATTGTATTCTCCCCAAAAATCAGGATCTGAAAACCCAATAGCTTCATCACTTAAAATAATACTTTTTCGCAATTTTTCTTTGTTCTTTAAGCGATCATTTAAGTTTTTCTCCCAATCGGTAACTGCCATCTCACAGGTCATGCTGTAAACGGTGTTGAATAAACGGTCATCCCAATTAATTTTAAACTCTAACATAACATTGCTATACCCGTAATACCATTTGTTATCTTTTTCTCTGTAATCGACTCTATAGGCCACTTCAGTCGGGAAAACATTTGCTTTTGCTGGTTTTTTTCTCACAAACATACGTGAAGCTTCATATTTGTCCGTAATGTTCAAATTAAAAATAGCACTGGTTAAAATTTTCTTTTCAGCATCGATAAATAATTGCCCTTCGTAAAGCTGATCTGTTTGATTTTCTTTTTGTGAAAAGTTGATGACATAAATTAATTGATCGTTTATTCTTGCGGAGCGGTCAAAAGAGTAATTGTAGAACGACAAGGTTTCTGGTGTAAATACATATTCTGGATATTTCATGATGTCTACAAATAGCGCATTGAATGGACCACCTTGTAACTTTAGGGCTAGGGTATCTAGTTTGTCATAATCGGTACTCTTGCGCGCCTTATAAAGTTCTACATCATCTCTTTGGTTGGAAGAATACCCTGCTTTATGAATATTTACCACGGCTTCGGACAAAGATACATTTTTACGTCTTTTACGTATCGTCTCTCTGTAAAACGCAGTCATCAGTGTAGGATCTTCAAAATAATTTTGACCTTTTTTCTTAAAGGTTTCTCTCACTAATTCCTCTGCATTTTTAGGCACTATAATATTCACTTCTGAAAGTTGAAGAACAGAAGTTTCTAGCGCTATCGTATTATAGGATTCTTTCAGGTCTGCTAACGAAATCCCCTTAGTTTTATACCCTAAAAAACTAACACTAACAGTGCCATTTTTAAGGCTTGAAGGTACCTTTAAGGAAAATTCCCCTTCCGTGTTAGAAACGGTGCTGATATTCGAATTTTCTATAGAAATTGTCGCAAAAACCAACTCTTTATTAGATGTGGCATCTACAACTTTTCCTTTAAATTGAATATAGGTTTCATTTTGAGAAACTTGATCTTGAACTATAGCAGCATTTAGTGATGCTGTAGACCCAAGTACGAGCATTATACATGCTGCTACGAAGGATTTTTTTGAGGTATTTATCGTTGTTTGTTTCATGATACTATAAGATATGTTTGCTTTTTTTTAGGGTTAAGTTAATGAAAAATAGGGGGACAACCTAGTACATTATCTAATATTTAACTTTTTTTAGCTCGTGAATTTTTGCTGTGACTTTTGTTCAAAAAAAAATCCACGACGCTTCATAAGAAGGATCGTGGATTTTAAGGGATTGGTTTTTTATTTTATCTAAACCTCATTATCCGCATCATCATTTAGTTTTTCAGCGTCCTCCTCAGACTCTTTAGTAAGGGTATGTTTAAAGATGTTAAGCTTTTTAAGTTTTGCTTTCCACGTAGCTAATTCTTCCTTGTGGACGTTGATTTTCTTTATCACGTCTTTAACAACAGGGCTATCTTCCGAAGCATTTGAGAAAAATTGTAAATTAGTTTCAAATTGTCGAACTTCATTTTTACATTCATCTATTTTTCGTCTGATAAACGTACGCTCCCGTTGTAAGGCTAGTTCTGTATCCTCGTTTTGTGATAGTTGTTCTATTTTGTTTCCGTATTTTAGTAATTCACCCTCTTTTCGGTCAATATCTAATTTTTTAAATAAAACATCTAAAATTTTATTGAACTTAACATTGATATTTTTTTTATTGAAGGGCACTCTTCCGTATGTTTTCCACTCCCCAATAAATCCTTTAATAGCTTCTAGATCTTTGGTTCTTTCTCCAGATAATGTAAAGGCTTGTAAGCGTTCTAAACACTTATTTTTTTGCTCAAAGTTTTCCAATTCTTCTTTTTGCGCTTCATTTTTACTTGCATGTAGTTTGTTAAAATAATGATTACAAGCGTCCTTAAACTGTTTCCAAATTTTATCAGAATATTTTCTAGGTACATGCCCTATCTGTTTCCATTCATTTTGAATTCGCTTCATTTCTGAAGTTACATCTGCTGAATTTTCGCTATCTTTTAAACGTAAGGCTAAATCTAAAAGTGCTCTTTTTTTATCTAAATTATCCTGTTGCTCTTTCTTTTGGTCTTTATAAAAATTGTTCTTTTTTCTATTGAAGGCACGAACACTATTTTTAAAAGTAGCCCACGTTTTTTCATTGACTTTTTGAGGTACTTTACCGGCGCCAAAGAATTCATTTCTTAGGATTTCTATTTCTTTTATTTGTTGCTGTAGCCCTTTGTGATTATTGGCTACTTTAGCCGTAATGGCATCTATTGATGCTATAATTTCGGTTTTCTTAACAAGATTTACTTCATACGTTTTTTCTATTTCGGCATAATAATCTTGTCTTCTATTGTGTAGGGCTTTTGTGGCATTGCTAAACCGTTCCCAAATTGCTTCGCGGTGTTGTTTGTCGACAGGGCCTATGTCTTCTTTCCAGATTTTATGTAATGTTTGTAATTCTTGAAAAGCAGTGTTTAAATCTTCTACTTTTTCTAATGCCTCCGCTCGATCAGCCAGTTTTTCTTTTTCTTCTAAATTTCTTTTAAAATCTAAATCTCGAAGCTCTCTATTTAAATGTAAAAAATCATAAAAAATTTCAATGTGATGATGGTATGTGCGCCAAACATCATTATAATTATTTCGGGGGATAGGACCCGCTTGTCGCCAGCTTTCTTGAAGGTCTTTAAAGCTTTTGTACGTGGTGTTTATATCCTCTTCAATAGTAACCAAGCCTTTTAAATCTTCAATAATTTGAAGTCTATTTTCAAGATTATCTTTTAGAGATTTTTCTAAACTTTTATAATATTGATTTCTTTTTTCGCGATACTCCGAATAAACCTCGTTGTATTGTCTTTTGGTCACCGAATTATACTTAAAGTCTATTTCTTGACCTCCATTTTCTATAAACTCTTCTTTTTTCTGGTCTATAAACTCTTGAAACTTTAAATCAAATTCATATTTAATGCCATCTACATGCTTTTTTATGGCCTGTACTTTTTCATTTTTGACCAATCGTTGCAATTCTCCCACTAAATTTTCCATAGATAGGGCATGGTAATCTAATACAGGAATCACATGACGTTGATGGTTATCCGTGTCTTCAGCATCCTCTGCATTAGAATCATCTATTTCATTTAGTAGTTCGTCATTGGGTTTCTTGTCTACTTCTGGTTTATTTTCTGCTGTTTTTTCCTCGTTAACAGTTTCGTTGCCAGTAGCTTCTGTCTTGTCTATTTCTGACTCTTCTCTACTATCTCCTTTTGATGTTATAGTTTGGTCATTACTACCGTTATTCTGTAGTGTATCATCTTTCTCGTCCAACATTTTGTACGTATTCGGCTGTTAGCCTATTTCTAGGGTAAGATAGTAACAAGCTTGTGAACTTCAAAAAAATAAAGCAAACTTCTTTAAAAAAAGAAAAAAACTAAAAAATGAAATATAAAATACACTAGCATTTCAAGGCAAAAAAAAGTTGTTTTTAGTTTTAGGGAGCGGGGAAGTGTTTCGTAAAATTAAAATTAACTATGCCAGATTTCCCAAGCTTTTTCGGCTTGTAAGGCTAACATTTTTTCTCCGTTTTTTATTTGTGCTCCTTGTGCTTCTCCTGCTGACAAAAAAGCTGTTTTTACGGGATTGTAAATTAAATCAAAAAGAATGTGTTTGTCAGTGATAAAGCCGTACGGAATGTCTGGTTTATGATCAATATTTGGAAAAGTACCTAATGGGGTACAGTTTACAATTACGGTATATTTGGCTAAAACTTCTTGAGTTAAATCAGTGTAGGTCAAATGATCTTTATGAGCACTTCTAGATACATAGGAATAAAACATGCCTAGGCGTTTAAATACATATGCCACTGCTTTGGACGCTCCACCTGTACCTAAAATTAAGGCATGGGTATGGTGTTTTTTTAAAATAGGTTCAATGGCTTTTTGAAATCCATAATAATCTGTATTATAGCCTTTTAATCCTGTGGAAGTAATTTTTATAGTATTCACTGCGCCGATTTCCTGAGCCGTAATGTCTAAGGCCGATAGCAATGAAATCACTGCTACCTTGTAAGGGATGGTCACATTAAAACCTTGGATGTTTTGGTTGTTTTTTAAAAGGGCTGTCA
The sequence above is drawn from the Cellulophaga sp. Hel_I_12 genome and encodes:
- a CDS encoding LD-carboxypeptidase, with translation MKTRRHFFRNLFGVSTVSLFPFSTVARIIEAPHHLMTIKPNRLKIGDTIGLIAPASAIKEDVLEAAKETLRSLGFIPYHTHRILGNHGYFSNTDEERATDLNEMFANPNVHGILCARGGYGCTRIMQSIDYDLIKKNPKVLLGFSDITALANGIYKKTGLITFHGPVGSTLNNEYSIEQLENILITPKDNLRIENVSLDDTQMKDSEFERYTINSGKATGKLVGGSLTLITAMIGTPHEIDFTGTIVCIEDVEEAPYRMDRMLTQLLEGPTFKKAAAVMLGVSKGCDKPPKPDGFTLKEVMIDRIKPLNIPAAYGMSFGHVDHNFTIPIGIAATFDADAMTLDLLETAVK
- a CDS encoding carboxypeptidase-like regulatory domain-containing protein — translated: MKQTTINTSKKSFVAACIMLVLGSTASLNAAIVQDQVSQNETYIQFKGKVVDATSNKELVFATISIENSNISTVSNTEGEFSLKVPSSLKNGTVSVSFLGYKTKGISLADLKESYNTIALETSVLQLSEVNIIVPKNAEELVRETFKKKGQNYFEDPTLMTAFYRETIRKRRKNVSLSEAVVNIHKAGYSSNQRDDVELYKARKSTDYDKLDTLALKLQGGPFNALFVDIMKYPEYVFTPETLSFYNYSFDRSARINDQLIYVINFSQKENQTDQLYEGQLFIDAEKKILTSAIFNLNITDKYEASRMFVRKKPAKANVFPTEVAYRVDYREKDNKWYYGYSNVMLEFKINWDDRLFNTVYSMTCEMAVTDWEKNLNDRLKNKEKLRKSIILSDEAIGFSDPDFWGEYNIIEPEKSIESAIKKIQKQLKKDKIGGTVAIADPKP
- a CDS encoding DUF349 domain-containing protein, which translates into the protein MLDEKDDTLQNNGSNDQTITSKGDSREESEIDKTEATGNETVNEEKTAENKPEVDKKPNDELLNEIDDSNAEDAEDTDNHQRHVIPVLDYHALSMENLVGELQRLVKNEKVQAIKKHVDGIKYEFDLKFQEFIDQKKEEFIENGGQEIDFKYNSVTKRQYNEVYSEYREKRNQYYKSLEKSLKDNLENRLQIIEDLKGLVTIEEDINTTYKSFKDLQESWRQAGPIPRNNYNDVWRTYHHHIEIFYDFLHLNRELRDLDFKRNLEEKEKLADRAEALEKVEDLNTAFQELQTLHKIWKEDIGPVDKQHREAIWERFSNATKALHNRRQDYYAEIEKTYEVNLVKKTEIIASIDAITAKVANNHKGLQQQIKEIEILRNEFFGAGKVPQKVNEKTWATFKNSVRAFNRKKNNFYKDQKKEQQDNLDKKRALLDLALRLKDSENSADVTSEMKRIQNEWKQIGHVPRKYSDKIWKQFKDACNHYFNKLHASKNEAQKEELENFEQKNKCLERLQAFTLSGERTKDLEAIKGFIGEWKTYGRVPFNKKNINVKFNKILDVLFKKLDIDRKEGELLKYGNKIEQLSQNEDTELALQRERTFIRRKIDECKNEVRQFETNLQFFSNASEDSPVVKDVIKKINVHKEELATWKAKLKKLNIFKHTLTKESEEDAEKLNDDADNEV
- a CDS encoding shikimate dehydrogenase — translated: MEKEKNNIRYGLIGKNIEYSFSRAHFTQKFKDLKLENHSYENFDFQDINELTALLKNNQNIQGFNVTIPYKVAVISLLSALDITAQEIGAVNTIKITSTGLKGYNTDYYGFQKAIEPILKKHHTHALILGTGGASKAVAYVFKRLGMFYSYVSRSAHKDHLTYTDLTQEVLAKYTVIVNCTPLGTFPNIDHKPDIPYGFITDKHILFDLIYNPVKTAFLSAGEAQGAQIKNGEKMLALQAEKAWEIWHS